From the Desulfovibrio sp. JY genome, one window contains:
- a CDS encoding cation:proton antiporter, producing MHTTHTMLAVSGILLMGMACQWLAWRVKLPAIIFLLACGMLVGPIGHWLHPDELFGELLFPFVSLAVAVILFEGSITLRFNRIPGVGGVIRNLVTIGVAVTWGVTTVATHWLLDYPWDLSALFGAIMVVTGPTVIAPMLRAVRPKESVAAILHWEGILVDPIGAVLALLVYKFIEVHGVENGFIATAIVMLKVVAIGLGIGIAAGWLFGTVLRKYWIPKYLHNVVTLALVCGVFTASNALQAESGLLTVTVMGIFLANMRLVELEDILEFKESLTLLLVSTLFIVLAARMNLNGFLALGWQALGVFLAVQFIARPISVQLSILGSKLSMGERHLLAWIAPRGIVAAAISALFALKLEQNVGNDLASSLVPLSFCIILGTILLQSFTAGPIARWLGVAEPEPKGFLIVGATPFGLALAGELQKNGVFVQIADQDWSAVRAAVMRGLQAYWGSPVSEDADINLNLTGIGYLLAITPQSERNALVAHYYRTDFEPDKIFTIRNVQTNNVKSLEKTRFKYAGHYLFPDTVSLENLEELLRQGAKITTTPLTAEFSYEQFRTQADMKRLPFFAIDPSGYTHALGVKPEPTPKAGWKIMAVTTEGKGKEKGDARGETL from the coding sequence ATGCACACCACCCACACGATGCTCGCGGTCTCCGGCATCCTGCTTATGGGCATGGCCTGCCAATGGCTGGCCTGGCGGGTCAAGCTGCCCGCCATCATCTTTCTTCTGGCCTGCGGCATGCTGGTCGGTCCCATAGGCCACTGGCTGCATCCCGACGAACTCTTTGGCGAACTGCTCTTCCCCTTCGTCTCCCTGGCCGTGGCCGTCATCCTGTTCGAAGGCAGCATCACGCTGCGATTCAACCGGATCCCGGGCGTCGGCGGCGTCATCCGCAACCTCGTCACCATAGGCGTCGCCGTCACCTGGGGCGTGACCACCGTCGCCACCCATTGGCTGCTCGATTATCCCTGGGACCTCTCCGCCCTGTTCGGGGCCATCATGGTGGTCACCGGCCCCACGGTCATCGCGCCCATGCTGCGCGCCGTGCGCCCCAAGGAGAGCGTGGCGGCCATCCTGCATTGGGAAGGCATCCTGGTCGATCCCATCGGGGCCGTGCTGGCCTTGCTCGTCTACAAGTTCATCGAAGTGCACGGCGTGGAAAACGGCTTCATCGCCACCGCCATCGTCATGCTGAAGGTGGTGGCCATCGGGCTTGGCATCGGCATCGCGGCCGGCTGGCTTTTCGGCACCGTGCTGCGCAAATACTGGATTCCGAAGTACCTGCACAATGTGGTCACCCTGGCCCTGGTGTGCGGCGTTTTCACCGCCTCCAACGCGCTCCAGGCGGAATCCGGGCTTCTGACCGTCACGGTCATGGGCATCTTCCTGGCCAACATGCGCCTGGTGGAACTCGAGGACATCCTGGAATTCAAGGAAAGCCTCACGCTGCTGCTCGTGTCCACGCTTTTCATCGTGCTGGCGGCCCGCATGAACTTAAATGGCTTCCTGGCCCTGGGCTGGCAGGCCCTGGGCGTCTTTCTGGCCGTCCAGTTCATCGCCCGACCCATCAGCGTGCAACTCTCCATCCTGGGCTCGAAGCTCAGCATGGGCGAACGCCACCTGCTCGCCTGGATCGCCCCGCGCGGCATCGTCGCCGCCGCCATCTCCGCCCTGTTCGCCCTCAAGCTCGAACAAAACGTCGGCAACGATCTGGCCTCCAGCCTGGTGCCGCTGTCGTTTTGCATCATCCTCGGCACCATCCTGCTGCAAAGCTTCACCGCCGGCCCCATCGCCAGATGGCTCGGGGTGGCCGAGCCCGAACCCAAGGGATTTCTCATCGTCGGGGCCACGCCCTTCGGCCTGGCCCTGGCCGGAGAGCTGCAAAAAAACGGCGTCTTCGTCCAGATCGCCGACCAGGACTGGTCGGCCGTGCGCGCGGCGGTGATGCGCGGCCTGCAAGCCTACTGGGGCAGCCCGGTTTCCGAGGACGCGGACATTAATTTGAACCTCACCGGCATCGGCTACCTGCTGGCCATCACGCCCCAAAGCGAGCGCAATGCCCTGGTCGCCCACTACTACCGCACGGATTTCGAGCCGGACAAGATCTTCACCATCCGCAACGTCCAAACCAACAACGTGAAATCCCTCGAAAAGACCCGCTTCAAATACGCCGGGCACTACCTCTTCCCGGATACCGTCTCCCTGGAGAACCTGGAAGAGCTCCTGCGCCAGGGCGCGAAGATCACCACCACGCCGCTGACCGCAGAGTTCTCCTACGAACAGTTCCGGACCCAGGCGGACATGAAACGACTGCCCTTCTTCGCCATCGACCCAAGCGGCTACACCCACGCCCTGGGCGTCAAACCGGAACCCACCCCCAAAGCCGGCTGGAAAATCATGGCCGTCACGACCGAAGGGAAGGGAAAAGAAAAAGGAGATGCGAGAGGGGAAACCCTTTGA
- a CDS encoding HAMP domain-containing protein, which yields MKSIKFKIMLGLVLVISIPVALVFAILYRDIYQKTIDGQTDAIRREIRQLDNAMTIFMDQAKYNVTLLGTSPLMEKVDGNLTSYVGTKEKTMKVVPRGDDATGQAITTLFKRMQDSHPAYVEVYFGSELGGFVSSVEGTLPAGYDPRKRPWYRDALATPDTPVISKAYMSTTGEAVVGVARVVSQAGKRIGAVGVDISLKVLTDIVKAIKIGQTGYVVFVQGDGVVISNPRNPEQNFKKISELAIPGLQKAFSLERGDTVVTMGGTRYLALCHTAPKLGWKFVTFVAYDEVVGPIRNLMLWSGVAIAVILILICLAISFFLGKEIFTPLTRIIGQLRAIGEGRYDARLTVHRKDEIGQVYDALNQTTGTLEASLGELEAKRAEAEHTAGEAEEARKQAEEARRLAEEAKAEGMLHAAAQLKDVAGIVSTASAELSAQIEEASRGTEHQSGRINEAATAMEEMSASVIEIAKNAGTTAALAEKTKSAAAEGKTQMAQVKTDVDDIHQGFRQVYDSVSDLSHKADSIGSIAQTIEDIADQTNLLALNAAIEAARAGEAGRGFAVVADEVRKLAEKTMTATKEVGQAVGGIQTGVGGTLAGMDRTKRVIEQSLGQTEQAASGLGTILGLVVESSDQVRGIATAAEQQSTATEDINRNIEEINVISSETADAMREAARAISDLAEQAVVLQELIRSLEAQSDRKNQTALPG from the coding sequence ATGAAATCCATCAAATTTAAAATCATGCTCGGATTGGTGCTTGTCATCTCCATTCCCGTAGCCTTGGTTTTTGCGATCCTTTACCGCGATATCTATCAGAAAACCATCGACGGGCAGACCGATGCCATCCGTCGGGAAATCCGCCAGCTCGACAACGCCATGACCATTTTCATGGATCAGGCCAAATACAATGTGACCCTGCTCGGCACCTCCCCCCTGATGGAGAAGGTGGACGGCAACCTGACCTCCTACGTCGGCACCAAGGAAAAAACCATGAAAGTGGTTCCCCGCGGCGACGACGCCACGGGCCAGGCCATCACGACGCTGTTCAAACGCATGCAGGACTCGCATCCCGCCTATGTGGAGGTGTATTTCGGCTCGGAGCTGGGTGGATTCGTCTCCAGCGTCGAGGGAACGCTGCCGGCGGGCTACGACCCGCGCAAACGGCCCTGGTACCGGGACGCCCTGGCCACCCCGGACACGCCGGTCATCTCCAAGGCCTACATGTCCACCACCGGCGAGGCCGTGGTCGGCGTGGCCCGGGTCGTCTCCCAGGCCGGCAAGCGCATCGGCGCGGTGGGCGTGGACATCTCGCTCAAGGTGCTCACGGACATCGTCAAGGCCATCAAGATCGGCCAGACCGGCTACGTGGTCTTTGTCCAGGGCGACGGGGTGGTGATTTCCAATCCCCGCAACCCCGAGCAGAACTTCAAGAAGATCAGCGAACTGGCCATCCCCGGCCTGCAAAAGGCCTTCTCGCTCGAACGCGGCGACACGGTGGTCACCATGGGGGGCACGCGCTATCTCGCCCTGTGCCACACCGCACCGAAACTCGGCTGGAAATTCGTGACCTTTGTCGCCTACGACGAGGTGGTCGGCCCCATCCGCAACCTCATGTTGTGGTCGGGGGTGGCCATCGCCGTCATCCTGATCCTCATCTGCCTGGCTATATCCTTTTTCCTGGGCAAGGAGATCTTCACCCCCCTGACGCGCATCATCGGCCAGTTGCGGGCCATCGGCGAAGGCCGCTACGATGCCCGCCTGACCGTTCACCGCAAGGATGAGATCGGCCAGGTGTACGACGCCCTCAACCAGACCACGGGCACCCTTGAAGCCAGCCTCGGCGAGCTCGAGGCCAAGCGGGCGGAAGCCGAGCACACGGCCGGGGAAGCCGAGGAAGCGCGCAAACAGGCTGAGGAGGCCAGACGTCTGGCCGAGGAGGCAAAGGCTGAAGGCATGCTGCACGCGGCGGCGCAGCTCAAGGACGTCGCCGGCATCGTGTCCACCGCCTCCGCGGAGCTGTCGGCCCAGATCGAGGAAGCCAGCCGGGGCACCGAGCACCAGTCCGGCCGCATCAACGAGGCGGCCACGGCCATGGAGGAAATGTCGGCCTCGGTCATCGAGATCGCCAAGAACGCCGGCACCACGGCCGCCCTGGCCGAAAAGACCAAGAGCGCCGCCGCCGAGGGCAAAACGCAGATGGCGCAGGTCAAAACCGACGTGGATGACATCCACCAGGGCTTCCGGCAAGTCTACGACTCGGTCTCCGACCTGAGCCACAAGGCCGACAGCATCGGCTCCATCGCCCAGACCATCGAGGACATCGCCGACCAGACAAACCTCCTGGCCCTGAACGCGGCCATCGAGGCCGCCCGGGCCGGCGAGGCGGGACGCGGTTTCGCCGTTGTGGCCGACGAGGTCAGAAAACTGGCCGAAAAGACCATGACCGCCACCAAGGAGGTCGGCCAGGCCGTGGGCGGCATCCAGACGGGCGTGGGCGGCACCCTGGCCGGCATGGACCGCACCAAGCGGGTCATCGAGCAGTCCCTGGGCCAGACCGAGCAGGCCGCCTCGGGGCTGGGGACGATCCTCGGCCTCGTGGTCGAATCCTCCGACCAGGTGCGGGGCATCGCCACGGCGGCCGAGCAGCAGTCCACCGCCACCGAGGACATCAACCGCAATATCGAGGAGATAAACGTGATCTCCTCCGAAACGGCCGACGCCATGCGCGAGGCGGCCAGGGCCATCTCGGACCTCGCCGAACAGGCGGTGGTGCTCCAGGAGCTCATCCGTTCCCTGGAAGCCCAAAGCGACCGGAAGAACCAGACCGCCCTGCCGGGCTAG
- a CDS encoding metallophosphatase family protein, with protein MRVAVISDSHLASPTPWFEDVYARHLAGVDRIFHCGDHTGYAVWTYLLQHPGFEAVAGNTDGYDLASELPAILELDLCGLRTAVTHGWGMRQGLAARIAKAIGDRFDLIFFGHSHAAEDIRIGDTRLINPGSLSPGGSLALVDLTPGRGVTAVRCITL; from the coding sequence ATGCGCGTGGCCGTCATTTCCGACTCGCACCTCGCCTCGCCCACGCCCTGGTTCGAGGACGTCTACGCCCGCCATCTGGCCGGGGTCGACCGGATTTTCCACTGCGGCGACCACACCGGTTATGCCGTCTGGACCTATCTGCTCCAGCATCCGGGCTTCGAGGCCGTAGCCGGCAATACCGACGGCTACGACCTGGCGAGCGAACTCCCGGCGATATTGGAGTTGGACCTGTGCGGCCTGCGCACGGCCGTGACCCACGGCTGGGGCATGCGGCAAGGGCTTGCCGCCCGCATCGCCAAGGCCATAGGCGACCGCTTTGACCTGATTTTTTTCGGCCATTCCCATGCCGCCGAGGACATCCGCATCGGCGACACGCGCCTCATCAATCCCGGATCGCTTTCCCCGGGCGGCAGTCTGGCCCTGGTGGACCTGACACCGGGGCGCGGCGTGACCGCTGTCCGCTGCATCACGCTCTGA
- a CDS encoding HD domain-containing protein — protein sequence MDDDCSRVDTSGRDRLTRLADFVFEAGMLRKTPRTGYQFLGTGAENVAEHSFRTALIAFMLAEGAGADPFRAMGMAVFHDLHEARTADFNYVNKLYNTTDARRALTDALAGTGLADAVMPLHDELEAAETLEARLAQDADQIDLIANLKEELDLGNRYAADWIEAAMGRLRTEEGRTLAKAIAATDHAEWWFRAPDREWWNRKNATPPKE from the coding sequence ATGGACGATGATTGCAGCCGGGTGGACACGAGCGGTCGGGATCGTCTGACGCGGCTGGCCGATTTCGTTTTCGAAGCCGGCATGTTGCGCAAGACTCCGCGCACCGGCTACCAGTTTTTGGGAACCGGGGCCGAGAACGTGGCCGAGCACAGTTTTCGCACGGCGCTGATTGCCTTCATGCTGGCCGAGGGTGCCGGGGCCGATCCTTTTCGCGCCATGGGCATGGCCGTCTTTCACGACCTGCACGAGGCCAGGACGGCGGATTTCAACTACGTCAACAAGCTCTACAACACCACGGACGCCCGTCGCGCCCTAACCGACGCCCTGGCCGGCACGGGGCTGGCCGACGCCGTCATGCCGCTTCACGACGAGCTGGAAGCGGCCGAAACCCTGGAAGCGCGCCTCGCCCAGGACGCGGACCAGATCGACCTCATCGCCAACCTCAAGGAAGAGCTCGATCTGGGCAACCGATATGCCGCGGACTGGATCGAGGCGGCCATGGGCAGGCTTCGCACCGAGGAAGGACGGACGCTGGCCAAGGCCATCGCCGCCACCGATCATGCGGAATGGTGGTTTCGCGCCCCGGACCGGGAGTGGTGGAACCGCAAGAACGCCACCCCGCCCAAGGAGTAA
- the argJ gene encoding bifunctional glutamate N-acetyltransferase/amino-acid acetyltransferase ArgJ, translating into MSSPVVPLPKGFSFSAAAAGFKRPDRDDLALIVSDVPAAAAGVFTKNLFQAAPVLVAKDQIATSGGHARAVLINSGQANACTGQVGIDDCRGTLAMVAGATDLSPEDILPASTGVIGARLKMDKWKAAVPQLAANLGETSPVAAAKAIMTTDTFPKIAWGNLTTENGEVRVLGMAKGSGMIAPNMGTMIGVLLCDAKVGSLWWQEAVAAAADRSFNSITVDGDTSTNDCVLALANGASEVVIDSAEGRQALLAVMVEVCQALAYMLIQDAEGGTKILRVKVHGAASHAEAELAARAVGNSPLVKTAFFGQDANWGRIVCALGRSGASFAAEDVSVSIGGVPVFTKGMPANDDLDALLAPHMKRGEISLDIELGNGPGRYLLLASDLTYDYIKINADYRT; encoded by the coding sequence ATGTCCTCGCCCGTAGTGCCCCTGCCGAAGGGGTTCAGCTTTTCCGCCGCCGCCGCCGGCTTCAAACGTCCGGACCGGGACGATCTGGCCCTTATCGTCAGCGACGTTCCGGCCGCCGCCGCCGGCGTGTTCACCAAAAACCTGTTCCAGGCCGCGCCGGTGCTCGTGGCCAAGGATCAAATCGCCACCTCGGGCGGCCATGCCCGGGCCGTGCTCATCAATTCCGGCCAGGCCAACGCCTGCACCGGCCAGGTCGGCATCGACGACTGCCGGGGCACGCTGGCCATGGTTGCCGGCGCCACCGACCTCTCGCCCGAGGACATCCTGCCGGCCTCCACCGGCGTCATCGGCGCGCGGCTCAAGATGGACAAGTGGAAGGCCGCCGTGCCGCAACTGGCGGCCAACCTCGGCGAGACCTCGCCCGTGGCCGCGGCCAAGGCCATCATGACCACGGACACCTTTCCCAAGATCGCCTGGGGCAACCTGACCACCGAGAACGGCGAGGTCCGGGTCCTCGGCATGGCCAAGGGTTCCGGCATGATCGCCCCCAACATGGGCACCATGATCGGCGTGCTCTTGTGCGACGCCAAGGTCGGGTCGCTGTGGTGGCAGGAAGCCGTGGCCGCCGCCGCCGACCGCAGCTTCAACAGCATCACCGTGGACGGCGACACCTCCACCAACGACTGCGTGCTGGCGCTCGCCAACGGCGCGTCCGAGGTCGTCATCGACTCGGCCGAGGGCAGGCAGGCGCTGCTCGCCGTCATGGTCGAGGTCTGCCAGGCCCTGGCCTACATGCTTATCCAGGACGCCGAAGGCGGCACCAAAATCCTGCGGGTCAAGGTCCACGGCGCGGCCTCCCACGCCGAGGCGGAACTGGCCGCCCGGGCCGTCGGCAACTCGCCCCTGGTCAAGACCGCCTTTTTCGGCCAGGACGCCAACTGGGGCCGCATCGTCTGCGCCCTCGGCCGCTCCGGAGCCAGCTTCGCCGCCGAAGACGTGTCCGTGAGCATCGGCGGGGTGCCGGTTTTCACCAAGGGCATGCCCGCGAACGACGACCTGGACGCGCTGCTCGCGCCGCACATGAAACGCGGCGAAATCAGCCTCGATATCGAACTCGGCAACGGCCCCGGCCGCTACCTGCTGCTGGCCTCGGACCTGACCTACGACTATATCAAGATCAACGCCGACTACCGGACGTAG
- a CDS encoding EF-hand domain-containing protein translates to MHPVSALAAAMIALSLVGAGCATRNEAPPQPMKTSYPSPDYPPQNDQITPTPAPRPPAGPIGRPLADQPRSKVAAPATRPAPAGTSPAPCPRAPDPSRLFSAMDKDKNGRVTLEEWRNFHENEFRRLDKNDDGVLTRDEMAAPPSPSSGGARPYAKPSPGPYPQ, encoded by the coding sequence ATGCATCCCGTTTCGGCCCTCGCGGCGGCCATGATCGCCCTGTCCCTCGTTGGAGCGGGTTGCGCCACCCGAAACGAAGCCCCGCCCCAGCCCATGAAGACCTCCTATCCCTCCCCGGACTATCCGCCCCAAAACGACCAGATAACGCCAACGCCCGCGCCGCGTCCGCCGGCCGGGCCCATAGGCCGTCCGCTGGCCGACCAGCCCAGGTCAAAAGTCGCCGCGCCCGCAACCAGGCCCGCGCCGGCCGGAACCAGCCCCGCGCCCTGTCCCCGCGCGCCCGATCCATCCCGGCTTTTTTCGGCCATGGACAAGGACAAAAACGGCCGGGTGACCCTGGAAGAATGGCGCAATTTCCACGAAAACGAATTTCGCCGCCTGGATAAAAACGACGACGGCGTGCTCACCCGTGACGAAATGGCCGCGCCGCCGTCACCGTCGTCCGGCGGTGCGCGCCCGTACGCGAAACCGTCCCCTGGCCCCTATCCCCAATGA
- a CDS encoding tetratricopeptide repeat protein yields MRFAIPVLVSACLFASQIPAGAAMSRDDLIFYGTESLTRGRFPQAAQAFAEVLAGDPENPYARTRLALAQAATGQPDKARQTLEAAVAARADDLFALWTLGCLDLLEGKPVAAASRFSAMLAADPGNPRATVGLGLAALSAGRVADGVGQFEVLRKAPAKDPLALHLAGLAYWMLDAPANARLDLEAALELEPRNAATLELVGLVYRRLGKPTLAKSAWEQALAVDPHRPRARFFLSRLAEDEGLAASLAGKKSEAKRAYERALSIDPTNGAAAKGLGLPALGAVLPPAAKDGGKAARPQNVSPAAPKEESRQTGRVKNVAPAPKPTHKDLSAPWEPQ; encoded by the coding sequence ATGCGTTTTGCCATTCCCGTCCTCGTGTCCGCCTGCCTGTTTGCGTCGCAAATCCCGGCGGGCGCGGCCATGAGTCGCGACGACCTGATTTTCTACGGTACGGAATCCCTGACCAGGGGCCGCTTTCCCCAGGCCGCCCAGGCCTTTGCCGAGGTGCTGGCCGGGGATCCGGAAAATCCCTACGCCCGCACCCGGCTGGCCCTGGCCCAGGCCGCGACCGGCCAGCCGGACAAGGCCCGCCAGACGCTCGAAGCGGCCGTGGCCGCCCGGGCCGACGACCTGTTCGCCCTGTGGACCCTGGGTTGCCTGGATCTTCTCGAAGGGAAACCGGTTGCGGCGGCCAGTCGGTTTTCCGCCATGCTCGCCGCCGATCCGGGCAATCCCCGGGCCACGGTCGGGCTGGGGCTGGCCGCTTTGTCCGCCGGGCGCGTGGCTGACGGCGTGGGCCAGTTCGAAGTGCTCCGAAAGGCTCCCGCCAAGGACCCGTTGGCCCTGCATCTGGCCGGGCTGGCCTACTGGATGCTCGACGCGCCGGCCAACGCGCGGCTGGACCTGGAAGCCGCCCTGGAGCTGGAGCCGCGAAACGCCGCCACGCTGGAACTCGTGGGGCTGGTCTATCGGCGGCTCGGCAAGCCCACGTTGGCCAAAAGCGCCTGGGAGCAGGCCCTGGCCGTGGACCCGCACCGGCCCCGCGCCCGGTTTTTCCTGTCACGCTTGGCCGAGGACGAGGGGCTGGCCGCCAGCCTTGCCGGCAAGAAGTCGGAGGCCAAGCGGGCCTACGAACGGGCGCTTTCCATAGACCCGACCAACGGGGCGGCGGCCAAGGGGCTGGGACTGCCGGCCCTTGGCGCGGTGCTGCCGCCGGCCGCCAAGGATGGGGGCAAGGCCGCCCGGCCCCAGAACGTTTCCCCGGCCGCCCCAAAAGAGGAATCGCGCCAGACCGGGCGCGTGAAAAACGTCGCTCCGGCCCCGAAGCCGACGCACAAGGACCTCAGCGCGCCCTGGGAGCCGCAGTAG
- a CDS encoding aldehyde dehydrogenase family protein, which yields MFVSINPATGQPFASHPSHDAPAARDVLNACAKAFPAWRDTPLATRLKALDRLAGLFEARLAPLSRLAVREMGKILPEAEAEVLRCARACRFYARQAPRYLAGETFPSETGRRMVVLEPLGVILAVMPWNFPYWQIMRAAAPILAAGNVLVVKPAPNVMSVAEALRELFAEAGFPDGTFRLLRVEEGLVAEAIAHPAVRGVTLTGSARAGAAVGAAAGAAIKKAVMELGGSDPFIVLADAVLEDCCTAAETARMRACGQACIAAKRFIVEAPLHTAFIDRLAKRLAAHVPGDPLDPGTTVGPLAREDLLNNLDRQVRESVAAGARLLLGGKRLPRPGYFYAPTLLADVRPGMPAFDEELFGPVAAVVEAADAEDAVRLANASPYGLGASVWTADTERGLAIARRIEAGMVSVNAVPRSDFRLPFGGVKRSGYGRELSRFGLTEFCNIKTLVVEDA from the coding sequence ATGTTCGTCAGCATCAATCCGGCCACGGGCCAGCCTTTCGCCAGCCATCCGTCCCACGACGCCCCGGCCGCCCGGGACGTTCTCAACGCCTGCGCCAAAGCCTTTCCGGCCTGGCGCGACACGCCCCTGGCCACACGCCTTAAGGCGCTCGACCGCCTGGCCGGACTGTTCGAGGCCCGCCTCGCCCCCCTGTCGCGGCTGGCCGTGCGCGAGATGGGCAAGATTTTACCCGAAGCCGAGGCCGAGGTGCTGCGCTGCGCCCGGGCCTGCCGCTTCTACGCCAGACAGGCCCCGCGCTACCTGGCCGGGGAGACGTTTCCCTCGGAAACGGGCCGGCGCATGGTGGTCCTCGAACCCCTGGGCGTCATCCTGGCCGTCATGCCCTGGAATTTTCCCTACTGGCAGATCATGCGCGCGGCCGCGCCCATCCTGGCCGCCGGCAACGTCCTGGTCGTCAAGCCCGCGCCGAACGTCATGAGCGTGGCCGAAGCCCTGCGGGAACTTTTTGCGGAAGCGGGATTTCCGGACGGAACCTTCCGGCTGCTGCGGGTGGAGGAAGGGCTCGTGGCCGAGGCCATAGCCCATCCGGCCGTGCGAGGCGTGACGCTCACCGGCTCGGCCCGGGCCGGGGCGGCCGTCGGGGCGGCGGCCGGGGCGGCCATCAAGAAGGCGGTCATGGAGCTTGGCGGGTCCGATCCCTTCATCGTCCTGGCCGACGCCGTGCTGGAGGACTGCTGCACCGCCGCCGAGACGGCCCGGATGCGCGCCTGCGGCCAGGCCTGCATCGCGGCCAAACGCTTCATTGTCGAAGCCCCGCTCCACACGGCCTTTATCGATCGGCTGGCCAAACGCCTCGCCGCCCACGTCCCCGGCGATCCCCTGGACCCGGGCACCACTGTCGGGCCGCTGGCCCGGGAGGATCTGCTAAATAACCTCGACCGGCAGGTGCGCGAATCCGTCGCGGCCGGGGCGCGGCTGCTCCTTGGCGGCAAACGCCTCCCCAGGCCGGGCTATTTCTACGCGCCCACGCTTTTGGCCGATGTGCGCCCGGGGATGCCGGCTTTCGACGAGGAACTTTTCGGACCGGTCGCGGCCGTGGTGGAAGCGGCCGATGCCGAGGACGCCGTGCGGCTGGCCAACGCCTCGCCCTACGGCCTCGGGGCCAGCGTCTGGACCGCCGACACCGAGCGCGGGTTGGCCATCGCCCGGCGCATCGAGGCCGGCATGGTGTCGGTCAATGCCGTGCCCCGCTCCGACTTCCGGCTGCCCTTCGGCGGCGTCAAACGTTCGGGCTACGGCCGGGAGCTGTCCCGGTTCGGGCTCACGGAATTTTGCAACATAAAGACCCTTGTCGTGGAGGATGCCTGA
- a CDS encoding carboxymuconolactone decarboxylase family protein, whose protein sequence is MATLPMPDRDAMPSDAQAVYDRMVASRGRIDGMYRTLLNHPALAAHVSDLGTYFRFGPSVLPAQVRELVILWTGRKCGAAYEWVKHAPVARQAGIPEAVLEAVRQGRRPTELSAVQMAALDAADAALTLSSIPQATQDVLEAALTRQGLIEIVVLCGFYRLIAGVLSTFDVPLPQGATQPF, encoded by the coding sequence ATGGCCACGCTTCCCATGCCCGACCGTGACGCGATGCCGTCCGACGCCCAGGCGGTCTACGACCGCATGGTGGCTTCCCGCGGCCGCATCGACGGCATGTACCGCACGCTGCTCAACCACCCGGCCCTGGCCGCCCACGTGTCCGACCTGGGCACGTATTTCCGGTTCGGCCCGAGCGTGTTGCCGGCGCAGGTGCGCGAGCTGGTCATCCTCTGGACGGGCCGCAAATGCGGCGCGGCCTACGAATGGGTCAAGCACGCCCCGGTGGCGCGCCAGGCGGGCATCCCCGAAGCGGTCCTCGAGGCCGTGCGCCAGGGCAGGCGGCCGACGGAGCTTTCGGCCGTGCAGATGGCGGCCCTGGATGCCGCCGATGCGGCGCTTACCCTGTCGAGCATCCCCCAGGCGACCCAGGATGTCCTCGAAGCGGCCCTGACCCGCCAGGGACTGATTGAAATCGTGGTGCTCTGCGGCTTTTACCGCCTCATCGCCGGCGTGCTCTCCACCTTCGACGTCCCCCTGCCACAGGGAGCGACGCAGCCCTTTTAA
- a CDS encoding sulfite exporter TauE/SafE family protein — MEPSIIILLALAALCGGFTQGLAGFGSTLVALPMLALVMDLRVATPVCCLLAVTLNIILTGKLRGHIVWPALALLLGASLPGMAIGAQALRSVSDVFLKGALGLAVLAFVAHALRRRDTGPRAGTGLGLLAGFTAGCMGAAIGVNGPPVVAWISRQGYDRNGVRATLTAYFLLAGIGVVSAQYLAGLLNREVWTRTAVAAPALVIGLAAGMACCGRIGERAFSRVMLGVLGLSGVSLLAQAFWSAFAR; from the coding sequence ATGGAACCGTCAATTATCATCCTACTCGCCCTTGCCGCCCTGTGCGGCGGCTTCACCCAGGGACTGGCCGGGTTCGGCTCGACCCTCGTCGCCCTGCCCATGCTGGCCCTGGTCATGGACCTGCGCGTGGCGACGCCGGTCTGCTGCCTGCTGGCCGTCACCCTCAACATCATCCTGACCGGCAAGCTGCGCGGCCATATCGTCTGGCCGGCCCTGGCCCTTCTGCTCGGAGCCTCGCTGCCCGGCATGGCCATCGGGGCCCAAGCGCTGCGCTCCGTCTCCGACGTCTTCCTCAAGGGAGCGTTGGGCCTGGCGGTACTGGCCTTCGTGGCCCACGCCCTGCGCCGGCGCGACACCGGTCCCCGGGCCGGCACGGGGCTCGGTTTGCTGGCAGGGTTCACGGCCGGCTGCATGGGCGCGGCCATCGGGGTCAACGGCCCCCCGGTCGTGGCCTGGATCTCGCGCCAGGGCTATGACCGTAACGGCGTGCGGGCCACGCTCACCGCCTATTTCCTGCTGGCCGGCATCGGCGTGGTCAGCGCCCAGTATCTGGCCGGGTTGCTCAATCGGGAAGTCTGGACCCGGACCGCCGTGGCCGCCCCGGCGCTCGTGATCGGGCTGGCGGCGGGCATGGCCTGTTGCGGCCGCATCGGCGAGCGCGCCTTCTCCCGGGTGATGCTCGGCGTGCTCGGGCTTTCCGGCGTGAGCCTCCTCGCCCAGGCGTTCTGGAGCGCTTTTGCGCGTTGA